Below is a window of Dehalococcoidales bacterium DNA.
TTACAGCCGTCTCCCCCAAGACAGGCTGCTACTAGGCCAGGAACGCCCCGTGGTCAATCAGCTTCTCAAGGAACATCCATACGGCATGTTCATTTTTTCTAACCAGACACAGGACCGTTGGCACTTTATCAACGTAAAATATGATGCTGAAACCGAAAAACGTCGCCTGTTTCGACGTATCAGCATCGGTCCGGAGGAGCGCCTTCGCACCGCCTCACAGCGCATTGCCATGCTTGACCTGCAGTCTATCCAGCCGGACATGTTTGGCGCGCAGCCATTAACTATCCAGTCAAGGCATGATGAAGCTTTTGACGTTGAAGCAGTTACCAGGCAGTTCTTTGAAGAATACAAAGCGATATTCAGGATTCTGGAAGACGATTTAAAGAAGCAGTCAAGCAACCATGTCTGGGCACATGACTATTCACTCCAGTTCCTCAACCGCTGCATGTTTATCTACTTCATCCAGCGTAAGGGTTGGCTGGGCAATGACCGTGATTTTCTGCTTTCCTTCTGGAAGAGCTACCAGCACTCTGGGCAAACCATGGATACATTCGTGGAAAATTGGCTGACGGTGCTTTTCTTTGAGGCCTTTTGTGATAAGCCCATCGCCTACCATACACACTTCCCAGCCGAGATTAAAGGCGCGCTCTCCCTGGCCCCATATCTTAACGGTGGTCTCTTTGACAAGAACAAGCTCGACCAGGAGCATCAAGCTACCATCTCCGACCAGCGCTTCGAACAAATTCTAAAGTTCCTGGAACGTTACAACTTTACCATCGCGGAAGACAGCCCATTGGATAAAGAGGTAGCTGTCGACCCGGAGATGATTGGTAAAGTCTATGAAAGCCTGGTCAATGTATCCGAGGAAGTCGACAAGCGTGGTGAGGCCGGCATCTTTTATACCCCCAGAACGGAAATCGACCTGATGTGTCGCTTATCGCTGGTCGACAACCTGGCTAACCATTTAGGTGAAGACAAGAAGGAACTACTTTACCAACTAGTCTTTGCCCTGGAACCAGACGAGAAAACCGATGCTGACCAAACCGTTACCAGATCTAATCTATGGCCAAACCTAAACGAGCGGCTACGTGACATTACTGTCCTAGACCCGGCCTGCGGTTCCGGCTCTTTTCTGGTGGGTATGCTAAATATCCTGGATGACCTCCAGGAGCGGGCAGGTCGTCAGCTTGACACTACAGAAACATCTTACGAGCGTAAGAAGCGAATAGTCGGTCAATCGCTTTATGGCGTGGATGTAATGGAGTGGGCCTGTCATGTCGCCGAGTTGCGCCTCTGGCTGGCGCTGATTATAGATGCTGAATTCACCCAGGAAGAACTACATGTGCGGCGGGAGCCTCTCTTGCCTCACTTCTCGTTCAAGATTCGCTGCGGGGACAGCCTGGTACAAGAAGTTGGCGGCATTAATCTGGGCCACATTGCCGCCTCGCATGAGATACCACCGTCTTTAAAAACCAGAATCACAGATCTGAAAAATGAGAAGCTCAGATTTTATGACAATGATGCTACCGGTAAGCTGAAGTCGGTAGAGGCCATCCGCAATGAGGAGAAACGCCTTTTTATGGAGATGCTGAATGCCCGCTACCAGACCATTCAGGAAGAACTCAAGTCCCGCTACCGCAAACTGGAAGGCCAGCAGGAACGCCGGATAAGGCTGGATGGTACTGTAGAAGCAGCGCCTCCTCACCAGATGAATCTTGAAGCAAGTAAATACCGGCAGGAGATTGAGAACCTCACCAATGAACTGGCACAGATTGAAGCGGCACGGAAAGCACTCAGCTCCGCCAGAGAAGTACCCTTCGTCTGGGATATTGCCTTTGTGGAAATCTTTGAAGGGGAAAAAGAAGGCTTTGATATTGTTATCGGTAATCCGCCGTATGTACGGCAGGAAGCGATTGCCGACCCACGGACGCCTCGTGACAAGGTGACGGCGGACAACAAGCGGGTCTATAAAGACAAATTAGCACGCTCGGTGTACCAGGCGTTCCCGCACTTTTTCGGCTACAAATCCGGCAGCAACACGGTGGCACACAAGATTGACGCCAAGAGCGACCTCTATATTTATTTCTATCTACGCGGTCTTAAATTGCTTAATTCTAAAGGCTCATTCTGCTTTATTACCTCCAACTCCTGGCTGGATGTCGGCTACGGGGCGGACCTGCAGGAGTTTCTGCTCAAACACGGCCATGTCAAGCTGGTGCTGGACAACCAGGTGAAGCGTAGCTTTGCCAATGCCGATGTAAACTCAATCATCGTGCTTTTATCCGCTCCGGATGATCGCTATGAGTTAGCGCTGAAAAAGATGGCCCGCTTCGTCATGTTCCGTGCGCCGTTCGAGCATATCCTGTCACCGATAATATTCGACGAGATTGAGGAGGCAACCGAACGCAGGGCGACCAAAGAATATCGTACCTTTCCCATTCAACAGAGCAAGCTGCTGGAAGACGGCTGTGAGATACCGGAGGAAGAGGAAGCTGGCAAAACTGTAGGGCCGTTGATTAAGACTGCCCGCTATATCGGCAACAAGTGGGGCGGCAAATACCTGAGAGCACCGGACATCTACTGGACGATACTAGAAAAGGCAGGGAAAAGACTCATATCACTAGGAGACCTGGGTCGCGTCAGGTACCCGATTAAGACAGGTATCAACGAGTTCTTCTATGTAGACGAGACTATAATAGAAGAATTTGGGATTGAGAAGGAATTCCTTTTGCCAGTGGCCAAGTCACCTAAAGATTTTGAATCCCTTCGTCTCAAAAGGGAAAACATTAAAGTATACCTGTTCTGCTGTGACT
It encodes the following:
- a CDS encoding Eco57I restriction-modification methylase domain-containing protein; protein product: MNYDRINQPLSRRDWNLSAANAITEDPVLFAGGGQNHDFHVVYSRLPQDRLLLGQERPVVNQLLKEHPYGMFIFSNQTQDRWHFINVKYDAETEKRRLFRRISIGPEERLRTASQRIAMLDLQSIQPDMFGAQPLTIQSRHDEAFDVEAVTRQFFEEYKAIFRILEDDLKKQSSNHVWAHDYSLQFLNRCMFIYFIQRKGWLGNDRDFLLSFWKSYQHSGQTMDTFVENWLTVLFFEAFCDKPIAYHTHFPAEIKGALSLAPYLNGGLFDKNKLDQEHQATISDQRFEQILKFLERYNFTIAEDSPLDKEVAVDPEMIGKVYESLVNVSEEVDKRGEAGIFYTPRTEIDLMCRLSLVDNLANHLGEDKKELLYQLVFALEPDEKTDADQTVTRSNLWPNLNERLRDITVLDPACGSGSFLVGMLNILDDLQERAGRQLDTTETSYERKKRIVGQSLYGVDVMEWACHVAELRLWLALIIDAEFTQEELHVRREPLLPHFSFKIRCGDSLVQEVGGINLGHIAASHEIPPSLKTRITDLKNEKLRFYDNDATGKLKSVEAIRNEEKRLFMEMLNARYQTIQEELKSRYRKLEGQQERRIRLDGTVEAAPPHQMNLEASKYRQEIENLTNELAQIEAARKALSSAREVPFVWDIAFVEIFEGEKEGFDIVIGNPPYVRQEAIADPRTPRDKVTADNKRVYKDKLARSVYQAFPHFFGYKSGSNTVAHKIDAKSDLYIYFYLRGLKLLNSKGSFCFITSNSWLDVGYGADLQEFLLKHGHVKLVLDNQVKRSFANADVNSIIVLLSAPDDRYELALKKMARFVMFRAPFEHILSPIIFDEIEEATERRATKEYRTFPIQQSKLLEDGCEIPEEEEAGKTVGPLIKTARYIGNKWGGKYLRAPDIYWTILEKAGKRLISLGDLGRVRYPIKTGINEFFYVDETIIEEFGIEKEFLLPVAKSPKDFESLRLKRENIKVYLFCCDLSLAELQQRGKKGALSYIQWGQRQVTKARQKTLAGIAWPEVPSVSGRKQWYTIDNIGTTDVACNRFFDRRFFFGFYDFPAIEDQTFYGLTLNSNYRARKHAQIALLNSTSSYLFIEVLGRVGLGLGVLQYARVDMERLLALDILSFEQSSIESLLRTFDLLSERPILSIFDETKQQDRRDLDVIVFKELGIAPAHVDYLYESLLFLIQERLLKADSLNNIRKAEGNGI